tacgtTATATAAcaggcccaattccattagtagggctaacggtcacatggtttatatgagtagaaaactagcacttcacactaccctctaatagttaagtctgttgaaatataagtgcttcacggccaacttttgcaaaaacgtaacccttccttgtacgtATAAACTTGCGACTTGTTTTGTCAGAGTAGCCTATGTGCACTTGGGCGATGGTTAACAAACTTTAGCTGGGAGCCTGTTCTGAATCTGCCAACTGCGAAGGATAAAACGGAGGCATTCTACAACAAAGCGATCGATACCCTTATGCCCACTCAGAAGGTCAAAGTTTGCTCCTCAGATAAGCCCTGGGTGTCGAGCAGAATGAAGGCGTTGGTCTACAGGAGACAATGGGCGTTTAAGACTCATGGCAAAGACTCAGCCGTGTTTAAGATGTATCGCAAAAGAAACTTAAGTCTATAGAACAGTTTCAATCTGTATTAAGATTGCAGGATTTTCTCACGTATTCGTATAGCACATGTACAAAGGCGCGTACGAAACCTTGAACAccctttaatttaaattaaacagcCGAAAAGTTACATGGTTGAAATGTTGCGTTTGAAGtgaagcaatttgaaatcatcgCAGGCTTTAAAGTATATTTCactgaggaatttttttttgctcaaaagaCATTAATGTTTTAGTTCTCTGAACATTTATAAACAACTTAACAAAGGGGTAATtctttttttaagcaaaaaaaaaaaccaggcaTACTGGTGAAAATCAGTAAATGTCGAGCAACTTTTTCAAAGGTCGAGCATTATCTCAGCACTTCTTTGCTATTTGTGAAGCACCATTTTCCAGTTTGCCAGCCCAATCGGGATAGCCCTATCGTCAAAAtcatttttgggcaaacttcacAAGGCCAAAAtactaggaaatacaagtcacCTTAAAGCCTAATTTTTATGGATGGAAAGCTTAAATATCATAGATTTGTActataaaaaaatcactttaaataaCACCTATTAAAAGAGAAATAAcgatttttccaaaagtgttgaaaatcgcgatttttggccaaatggcaaaaacaaacaaacaatgaaatgtgaTGTACCACATGTACCACAGGTTAGTTCCCTTGCTCCTCTTTTATTCTTACTTTATATAAACAACATTTCTACTGCTCTGATAAACTGACACTAATGTCTTTTTTTCATCACCTATTCGAGAtcttgaaaaactaaataacaGAGAGCTGGCTAAAATTAAAGAATGGTGAGATCTAAACAAGCTCTctataaatattaagaaaactaattaCATGATTGTTAAATCCCCTAAAAAGAAATCAGGAAACATAAATGTTAAATtaccaaataaagatgaaaacagtGAAACACGGACATTAATTATATGGAGGaaagtgttttactgggaactaaaccactcgtagattccatacgccacttcatccgcgACCCGCGTGGGGTATTTTCCATATGTCACCTTTGTGcatgtcgtatcgttcaatgacgtcacgattcccgccttttgcttttgttgaattggtttctcatgtcgcgtttgttgtttagaataaaagcatggatAAAAcgggaaatattcaatatttagtctccatataataaaaagaacattacacgttggcttgaagatatgaattttatgttctcgtggcgaGAACAATATCGCACTCGTTCGCTTTGCTCACTCCTGagattcatatcttctcgccactgTGTAATACCCTCTATGTAAAAACTAGagataaaaagctaaacttccgacgtttcggcgacctcatgacgccattatcaaggagttGGAAATGAACAAGTGAGTTCATAACGGCcaacactaatttccatccctcaaactgacattgaaCATTTcataacaattacacgacgcattatgccatgttaatattgacaagcttacccctctaaaaacaatgaaaacaagcagaatgacagctttagttcaacaagaaataggtTTCTAAGCTATGACGCACTTATCTAcggtatttaggtctaaaaaccccgttgaagaagGTTAACgttcaattgttttgctaggTACTATTATGCCAATACTCTAAAAATTCCGACTTTccaggagcttgtctcgttggTCTAgaggatatcggaaactgcaaggtgaagccatcgatccgggttcaactctttgcctcgcctattttgaatcttctcagcttgtttaaaatctttgtttcgttgaagtagatttgaagtctaaagtagactgtacgtcgtataagttgaataaaaagggaaatgtcactttgagggatggaaagaagtgatgaccgtTCATAACAGGTACAAAAtactccaaatttgcataagtggaGGAGAATAGACCAAGACTTTAGCTCGGATTGAatctgtttgcacgttcagTCGTGGTCGACGCGACTATGGTAGTGGAGAAGTAGACCAGTACTGATAGGCTTCACATAGACCTTACTCTCCATTTGGGGTGCTCGGTTTAGGAGGTGGGTGCCCATGCCGCTGTCAGTTTTAACATGGAGAAAGGATGGAATGCTTCCCTTTTAATACCTTTGTCAATTCAAGAGTCACTGACCAACGTTTGCAATGGTGCGAAATGGTATGAAATGACATGACTCGGGTAGTCATACCAtttttataattaaaaaaatttccacaagCATATGCATGGGCAAATTCCCACCTCCCTAGGGGTTTAAAATGCACACAATTAAGAGATCAGGCAACTTTTACACCACACACCTTTTTACCTTCCAGAAGTTTTAAGAAATCGCccatttcattgaattattttgcattggtccagtccctctgtgacaaaatatcacaaaaatcaaCATGTAAATCATTAGAGTAAagaactttccatttgtttggtTCCAGGCCCTAGGaagagtccatcacccaatagttagatttacccaaattgtccTAGTCCTCAttagcgtcagaaaagtgtcttttTTTAAGCCAAGTTTTGCGgggaaataaacaataaacaaatcggcaaactcaatgttgtgcccGACTTAAcccctttgggaataaagcgttttgttccaggaatttccatatcatttcgatgtgaatgctacattaaaaTTGTTGtaatttccaaacatttctaCTTTCCTCGGTAGTGTTTAAGCTTATAGAGATTTGCCTCCCGAAAcaattaatttgcttatttagCTTTCGCCAACCTtacagaaacacagaaaatacacattccCCGAGACTGTCACTTAATGATATTGTAAATGGAAAGTTGGTATAGCAAGCTAAAGAGTATACATGTCACCTGAGAAACATACCGCAAAAGCTTGGAGTTATTTTCAAGGGCCAAAATAACAAGACGGCTAGATTCTGAGTTATGGAAACAACCATTTTACCAAGTCCCTGATAAAACTTGATTTCACTTGATTAGGTAATCAAGTGAAACAGATGCTTACAAAACAAGGCACAAATGTAAGGCCTTGAACAGTATCTTAATACTACTGAAATCTCATGGTACTTTAACTATAATTGGCATCATATCTTGTGTCTGACTGCTACTGAGGTATCAAtgtttgaattgatttccataACTCATATAATCGAGGAAAGGAAAATAACATATCGACGTATCACAGTCCACGTAAGTTTCTCACATTTTGGACATCgtttctaaaaaaacaaaaccaggaagaaagaaacaagtagTGGGTTAAATGGCAATAATGAATTTCGTTCTGATTGACAAGTAAATAATATAACAATTGtcttaattcattcatttaactGTTTGTGCTAAAGTTAATAGCAACAATTCCTATTCACTGTTACTTTGACATGTAGACTTGAAGACCTCAATAACTCACTTCATTTGACATAAGCAATTGACAATCACCGATCAGTTTGACAGTCACTCCATCATAACACGGGCTCAAACAGCTAGCTATCGGCAGGAAGCTGAAGTAGCTGACTCGGTGAATGCAGACATTATGTAATTCAGGTATTAGCCAAAGCAGTTCGAGTAAAAATATCCACTCTTGCAACCGTCTATAAAGCCATTTCTCTGTGAAGAACGTACCTGCTTCTTTCGACAAATTCCTGattaaaaacatttacaaagTACAGCGATTCAGTCattaaagttatatttaaatggcacttaccattcttttcgtgCTTGAGCTCCCCAAATTCaaaggtgacatcatcgccaattagcacaaatggTGCCCAGTATTTCATGGCCGAATAATTCTTTGTCTCCTGAAGAGATTTCATGGCATGGTGAAGAGCtgtacttgcactttttctatctgccaagtgttggtaGAAACTCTCCATGAGCATCCAGGTTGCTTCATCgtcaattgcccagagtgacaccagaacagaccgggcaccagcacacaggaaagccctggctattcccacaataccctcagattttacctctccctggccactatgacggccactatgacagcaactaagcacaaccagtcttgcctgaACGCGAACTGCTTGAACATCGCCCAACAATAACATGTAATCTTTCTCTTCAGGGATCTTGGATGTGCGTtcgggatttggggccaaagcaatttctccagatTCGACATCcccatgtgcagcaatgtggattaaggcaactgacttcattctttgcagcacctcagctttggttgcattttttcctgtaagaggcacggtctgcagaagttctccaattATATCAACCTCTTTTTTCGCCCACGGCAGCTGTCCATGCATGGGTTCACCAGTGCCGTAAGTGACTTCGCTCAAGCACGGATCGCCTACAAGCAGCACTTCATTCTTACTTTGGAAGTTGTCAGGTGCCATAGTGATCAATTTTAAAGCGGTCAGCGAGGGAATTacacggatcctgacagagtcacttATTGCAGAAAAGGGAGCCAGGCAAAagtgtccatcaggaacaaacacTAAGTCATCACCCTGGATCAAGTCCGCTATAGGACTgactaagacatcatacaagggCTGCAAAGAGTGCACAGAAAAGCTCAAAGACTGAAAGGTTTCTTCAACACCTTCCCTACTGCTCGAAAAGTTGCTGCCTTGTCTTTCAAGTGAACGATTCTCGCATTGCAAAACGGCCCCTGCATTGATGTGTTCTAAAGTACTTTTCATCAGAGACTTGGCAGttccattttcgattttcttttgtctaaaatGTATCCCAATATCCTTTCTTagcaaccagaagctgatcgtgttccctttaagtgctgtgaaaacagtttgtgaaggtagatcTTTCATAACCAAAGAGATAGTTACCTTCGTCGTAGATTTCCCATCAACGCTGTATTGCGTCATTAAAATGTCTgccaaagcctgtgctcgtccttgctcagcagcatacaaagcttcATCAATCTCTCCACTCTTCAAGAGTGCTGTCCACAGAGCAGTGTACGCAAACCCCTTTGTGTCacaaaagcttattttccatgcatcctctgactgaagaagacgcctaacttcatcaaaataataaatgctAAGACGATAGTAATTAAAAGATTTGCTCAAAGAGCCAAAAAATTCATGAACAAGACCAATATGATAACATGCGATTGCCAGCCCTATTGGGTCCTCCGTTTCCTGGCAAATACTAAGaccttgatggtggtactctatggcttgcttgaaattaccaagactttgataagcgttgctgagattgccataggctcttccttctccggccctgtctcctacctcttttgcaatactaagatgttgatggtggtactctatggcttgcttgaaattaccaagacgttgataagcgttgccgagattggcataggctcttccttctccggccctgtcccctacctcttttgcaatactaagatcttgatggttgtactctatggcttgcttgaaattaccaagactttgataagcgttgctgagattgcaataagcttttTCTTCTCCCGcactgtcccctacctctttggCAATACAAAGATGTTGATGGTAGTACTCTATGGcctgcttgaaattaccaagactttgataagcgttgccgagattgtaATAGgttcttccttctccggccctgtcccctacctcttttgcaatactaagatcttgatggaggtactctatggcttgcttgaagttaccaagactttgataagcgttgccgagattgccataggctcttccttctccggccctgtcccctacctcttttgcaatactaagatcttgatggtggtactctatggcttgcttgaaattaccaagacttttataAGCATTGCCCAGATTGCCATAAGCtgttccttctccggccctgtcccctacctcttttacaacactaagatgttgatggtagTACTccatggcttgcttgaaattaccaagactgccATAGGCGaggccgagattgcaataggctccttcttctccggccctgtcccctatctcttttgcaatactaagatcttgatggtggtactc
Above is a window of Montipora capricornis isolate CH-2021 chromosome 6, ASM3666992v2, whole genome shotgun sequence DNA encoding:
- the LOC138051404 gene encoding tetratricopeptide repeat protein 28-like isoform X1, yielding MVDKKLDILERHMQELSVAREEGDRQSKGLAYFNLGRYYQGTGDFNRAITNYTEVLAIFKEVGLRAGEGAAYGYLGNAYHSLGNFKQAKEYHHRHLSIAKEVGDRAGEGKAYCNLGDAYQSLGNFKQAIEYHHQDLSIAKELGDRAEEGGAYGNLGNAYQSLGNFKQAKEYHHQHLSIAKEVGDLAGEAAAYGNLGIAYQSFGNFKQAIEYHRQHLSIAKEVGDRAGEGTAYGHLGVAYDSLGDFKKGIGYHHQGLCIAKEVGDRSGEGAAYCNLGNASHSLGNFKQAIEYHHQDLSIAKEIGDRAGEEGAYCNLGLAYGSLGNFKQAMEYYHQHLSVVKEVGDRAGEGTAYGNLGNAYKSLGNFKQAIEYHHQDLSIAKEVGDRAGEGRAYGNLGNAYQSLGNFKQAIEYLHQDLSIAKEVGDRAGEGRTYYNLGNAYQSLGNFKQAIEYYHQHLCIAKEVGDSAGEEKAYCNLSNAYQSLGNFKQAIEYNHQDLSIAKEVGDRAGEGRAYANLGNAYQRLGNFKQAIEYHHQHLSIAKEVGDRAGEGRAYGNLSNAYQSLGNFKQAIEYHHQGLSICQETEDPIGLAIACYHIGLVHEFFGSLSKSFNYYRLSIYYFDEVRRLLQSEDAWKISFCDTKGFAYTALWTALLKSGEIDEALYAAEQGRAQALADILMTQYSVDGKSTTKVTISLVMKDLPSQTVFTALKGNTISFWLLRKDIGIHFRQKKIENGTAKSLMKSTLEHINAGAVLQCENRSLERQGSNFSSSREGVEETFQSLSFSVHSLQPLYDVLVSPIADLIQGDDLVFVPDGHFCLAPFSAISDSVRIRVIPSLTALKLITMAPDNFQSKNEVLLVGDPCLSEVTYGTGEPMHGQLPWAKKEVDIIGELLQTVPLTGKNATKAEVLQRMKSVALIHIAAHGDVESGEIALAPNPERTSKIPEEKDYMLLLGDVQAVRVQARLVVLSCCHSGRHSGQGEVKSEGIVGIARAFLCAGARSVLVSLWAIDDEATWMLMESFYQHLADRKSASTALHHAMKSLQETKNYSAMKYWAPFVLIGDDVTFEFGELKHEKNETMSKM
- the LOC138051404 gene encoding tetratricopeptide repeat protein 28-like isoform X2; the encoded protein is MVDKKLDILERHMQELSVAREEGDRQSKGLAYFNLGRYYQGTGDFNRAITNYTEVLAIFKEVGLRAGEGAAYGYLGNAYHSLGNFKQAKEYHHRHLSIAKEVGDRAGEGKAYCNLGDAYQSLGNFKQAIEYHHQDLSIAKELGDRAEEGGAYGNLGNAYQSLGNFKQAKEYHHQHLSIAKEVGDLAGEAAAYGNLGIAYQSFGNFKQAIEYHRQHLSIAKEVGDRAGEGTAYGHLGVAYDSLGDFKKGIGYHHQGLCIAKEVGDRSGEGAAYCNLGNASHSLGNFKQAIEYHHQDLSIAKEIGDRAGEEGAYCNLGLAYGSLGNFKQAMEYYHQHLSVVKEVGDRAGEGTAYGNLGNAYKSLGNFKQAIEYHHQDLSIAKEVGDRAGEGRAYGNLGNAYQSLGNFKQAIEYLHQDLSIAKEVGDRAGEGRTYYNLGNAYQSLGNFKQAIEYYHQHLCIAKEVGDSAGEEKAYCNLSNAYQSLGNFKQAIEYNHQDLSIAKEVGDRAGEGRAYANLGNAYQRLGNFKQAIEYHHQHLSIAKEVGDRAGEGRAYGNLSNAYQSLGNFKQAIEYHHQGLSICQETEDPIGLAIACYHIGLVHEFFGSLSKSFNYYRLSIYYFDEVRRLLQSEDAWKISFCDTKGFAYTALWTALLKSGEIDEALYAAEQGRAQALADILMTQYSVDGKSTTKVTISLVMKDLPSQTVFTALKGNTISFWLLRKDIGIHFRQKKIENGTAKSLMKSTLEHINAGAVLQCENRSLERQGSNFSSSREGVEETFQSLSFSVHSLQPLYDVLVSPIADLIQGDDLVFVPDGHFCLAPFSAISDSVRIRVIPSLTALKLITMAPDNFQSKNEVLLVGDPCLSEVTYGTGEPMHGQLPWAKKEVDIIGELLQTVPLTGKNATKAEVLQRMKSVALIHIAAHGDVESGEIALAPNPERTSKIPEEKDYMLLLGDVQAVRVQARLVVLSCCHSGRHSGQGEVKSEGIVGIARAFLCAGARSVLVSLWAIDDEATWMLMESFYQHLADRKSASTALHHAMKSLQETKNYSAMKYWAPFVLIGDDVTFEFGELKHEKNETMSKT